The genomic region CTTGCCTCCTTGCTACTGTGCGATCGGATAGATTTGAAACTACTTGCATACTAGATATTTAGAATTCCTGAGCGACAACACGAACTCATGTGTATTTAAATTTCTTAACATTATGACTTGCTGAGATTGGCAAGTTCTGTCTTCTCAATATTAATTCGCGTTCAATTTAAAGCAAGTAAGTAATTCAGAGTAGAGATGCAATAATCATGTATGCATCTCTACGCAAATACCCCCTGCCTCTCTGACTGTCCTCTGCTTTCTACTGCTCACTTAAGAGAAACATCTACATTTACAGGCAGGCGAAATGTGTTGGCAACTGGCGACCAGAAATTTGCATGAGCCACTAGATCTTCTAGTTCTTCTTTGCTGGCATCTCCTTCTAAATCCACTTTGACGCGGACATCGGTGAACCCCAACCGCTTTTCTGCTAAGTCACCAATTCCCCAGACACCCGTGATATTGATGTCACCTTCTAGTTCCAGTTCTAGCTTTGTGAGAGTAATTCCCCGCATGACTGCGTTAGCATGAATGCCCACCGATAAGCACGAACCCAGACAGGCTAGCATTGCTTCTGATGGATTGGGTGCTGTGTCTTGTCCTAGCAGGGTGGGAGGTTCATCAATGACGTGTTCTGGAAGATCCCGAACGTAGGTTAAATTGCGAAATTGCCCTTCACAAACCGTCTTCACCTTCAAGGACTTGACAACATTAGGATTTGCCTTAGCAGTCGCCGCTAATTTCTCTAGCCCTTCTTTACTTACCGGACGCAACGGCGCTTTTATCTCTGCTTTGACAGTAGATTCAGTCATAGCCCTGACTCAATTAGAATGTTCTATCTAATTCAACCAGACTTTGTTTGGTAATGCAGTACACTAAGTTACCAAATGTCAGTGGTCATTTGTCATTTGTCATTCGTCATTTGTCAGTAACTAGCGATCGGTCAACCGTCAACCGCCAACTGTCAACTAATTGCTGTAAAATCTTAGAGTTAAAAATGACCCAATCTTAAAGCTATTGTGACTTACTGCCTGGGCATCATTACCAAACACGGTTTAGTCATGGCGGCGGACTCGCGCACGAATGCCGGGGTAGACTACGTATCTACATATCAAAAGCTATTTGATTTTTCCCAGTCAGGGGAACGGGTCATTCTGCTGTGTACGGCGGGGAATCTTTCTGTGACACAAGGCGCGATCGCGCAAATGCATAGGGATATTAGAATTCCAGAAGAGGCTAACCTACACACTCTACCTACACTCTACGATGTTGCCCGCTACATCGGTGCTAAAATCCGGCAAATTCAAGAACAAGACCGTGTATGGCTGAAGCAAGACGGTATTGATGTCCAATGTACTTTACTTTTGGGGGGACAAATTCAGGGACAACCGCCAGAACTATACATGATTTACAGTCAAGGCAACTGCATTCATGCAACTTCAGAAACCCCATTTATGCAAGTTGGCGAAACTAAGTACGGAAAGCCCATTCTAGACCGCATACTGGATTTTAACACGACATTGGAGGCAGCAGCTAAATGCGCGTTGCTGTCGATTGACTCTACGATGAAGTCAAATATTTCCGTGGGACCGCCAATTAATCTGGTGGTGTACGAGAAAGACTCTTTCAAAGTCCAACACGATCTGCGGTTGCGGTTGGGTGCGCCGTATTTAACCAAAATTCGCAAGCAGTGGGAAATTTCGTTGCGGGAAGCCTTTGAGCGAATGCCCGATATTGACTGGGAACGCGATGCGGGTGGGGAAGTGGCAGATTTTCCCGATACTTAAATCAGTATTACGTTTACGGAATCAGGGGATACTATACTGTTGTTAAATTCTAGAGAATGAGTTGGCGATCGCAACTTATATCCACGTCACTAATTCCTGATACTTTCACAAACTATTCATCGAAAATTTCTACTTCCTTCACAAACTATTCACCTTTTTGGTTTAACTTCAAAATTAATCAACAACAGAGGAGATTTACGCCATGACTTCCTACATTCCTTTTGAACATGCCCTTCAATTCCTTGCTGCTGCTTATCTAGCTTCTGTTTTCGGAATTATGGCTATTTCTCAATTCTGCTTGGCAGTTATTGAAACTTCTGAAGAATCAGTTAAGTAATTCAATAAATAGTATGTCTTGATACAGTATTTTTTAAAGCAACGTGCATACTGCTATCGAGAAAAATTTGGCTCTACAATTGCTGGAAAGCTAGCATAGTTGCGCCGCACCCAATCCATACCCACCTCGTTATTGAGTTTAATGTGTTGAGGTGTGTTGACATAGATTTTACTTAAGATCTCTGCATCCTGCTCGATAACGACTTCAACTAGTCGCAGCAGATTTCGTTTAATGAGATGAGCAATCGGGTGATGTGCTTTCACAAACATCAGAACGTAGACGCGAGAGTGAGTTTCTGATTCGGGAAGGTAAAAATGGCACTCTTTTAAGCTCAAGAGCGGACTCTCGCCGTGTACCATGCCCATAAATGGAAAGAAGTTTTCTAAATGTGCTTCTAGTACTTGAGGCATTGCCAACAGTCCAGGGTTTTTGAGAAAATCTTGCAGATTTGGTTTTTTGCGTACTTGTGCAATGTAAGCGTGGGAATGCAACCCATCGTCGATAAATTGTTTGAGCTGAACTTCCTCAATTTCAAATAGCGATCGATGAGTGCCGTTTTGGTGGTTGTAGTCGTGCATATTCAGCAGTAGACTGAGAAAGTCGGTCTTAATACTGCGATCGCCTGTATAACCGACAAATTCGTACTCTGCTGCAATCTCGTTTAAAATCGTCGGAATTGCAATTTTTGGCTCAAATTCTCCGTAAGACCAAACAAAATCCCCTTGTACGATTAAATCTAAGGTTTGTAATAAAGATTTAGTTAGTTTGTGAGTACCAGGTAATACCGTGCAGCCAGTATTATCGAATTCTAAGGCATGAAACGGACATGCGATCGCGCTACTACCATCTGGCTTTTGTACACACCACCCTTCTGATAACATTGCACCCATATGCGGACAAGCGTTTGGCAAGCAAGTAATTTTACCCGTACTATCCTGCCAAAGCACGTAGTCTTTACCGTAAAGCGACACCTTCATCGGCTGGTTAGGCTTGAGCATAGAACGGTGCGCTAACAGCCACGGTGCGCCTTGAAGCATCATGAAAATTGCCTTGAAAATAACTTACTAATTAATTAGTAAGTTTAAAGAGACAAGGGGCTTTGTCAATAAATAAATATAGGAGGCTAGTTTTACAAATATGGGATGATAATTTTGTCAACATGGGATGATAATTTCCATTATGGAAGCAACCAGGAGTTACTAAACCATGAGCATCACGCTTACATCCGAACAAGAGCAGTTTGTGCAACAAATGATAGCGACAGGACGTTATCAAAAAGCAGAGGAAGTCATTCAAGCTGCGTTTGATTTACAGGAGGAACATAGCGTACAGTAACAGCAGTGGGTGAATGAGGTGCGTGAAAAAGTCGATGTTGGTTTACAAAAGCTAAATCAGGGTGAAGGCATTGAGCTTGAAGTTGTGATGCAGCAGCTCAGGGACAAAATTTAGCAGGCACGCGAACAAGGCAAATGAGTCGGAAAAGATTATCGTGGATATCAGCAGTGGCTTGAAGAAGTTTGCGTCAAGATTGACGAGGCGACTGAAGCATCAAAACATACACCGCCTATCGATGGTGAAACTTTTGTTGCTCAGTTGCTAGAATGTTTGCAGCAAGCGCGTGAAGCTCAGAAATGAGATTGAAATTATGCGAGTTGTGAGTGGTAGGCGCGACTTACAATTTTTATTTCAAGATTCATAAGATAATTAAGTCATAAATGAGGCGATCGCACCCTATTAAAAAACAATTTCGAGATGCAGAAGCGACACAAAAACAAATTCTCGATGCCGCAGAATTAGAATTTGCAAAGCACGGAATTAAAGGTGCTAGAATGAGCAATATTGCAGCTCGCGCTCAGATTACAACTGCTACAATCCACTATTATTTTGAGAATAAAGAAGGTTTATACAAAGCAGTTTTGCAGCGTCCAGTTAATGAAGTTCAGACAATGGTAAATCAGCTCAAACTAGATGATTTATCCCCTGAAGAAGCACTCAAACAAATTATTCAAGTTGCGATCGCCTACGAAGCAAAAAATCCCCATCGTCAGATGCTTTGGTTTCAAGAAGCCAGTCAAAATCAAGGTTTTTATTTTAAGCAAAGTAACGTAGAAAGTCTACACGATCGCTTACTTAAAGTTCTCGATCGCGGCATGAAAGCAGGTTGTTTTCGTCCCCTCGATCCATTTTTAACTCTAACTCATATTTTAAGCGTTTGTATTTTTTACTTTACCGTGCACGAAAATTGGAAACATTTAAGTTCAGGTCGCGATCGCCTCAGTAAAGAAATGGTAGAAAAACACACTGAGGCAGCAATTGAATTTGTTTTAGCAGCAGTAAAAAACTAATCTGAATCTGCCGAACAATATTTATCTATCTCAAACGTCATGTACATTTTATAATAATTGCTTCCTGAGAGTATACTGAAAATAATGCCAAGAAAAATTAGGGAGCTGAAACAAACGCTACGCCGAGTAGGTTTTACAGAACTTCCAGGCAAAGGAAGCCATACAAACTGGATACATCCTTTATATTCTGGAAAATTAACGATTTCTGGCAGTGACGGAGCAGATGCTAAGCCATACCAAGAAAAAGAAATTCAGCAAGCTATTCAAGAAATAGAGACTAGACAAAAGGAATCGCACGAAGATGAGTGAAATGAAGTATAAGATGGTGATTCAATGGTCGGATGAAGATAACTGTTTTTTAGTAGGTTTTCCCGATTTTCCTGAGCAGGCTTGGCGGACTCATGGAGATACCTATGAGTCAGCTGTAGCAAATGGTATAGAAGCCTTAGAATCTCTCATAATGGCTTATGAAGCAACAGGCGAACCACTACCACAACCGACTATTCATCAAGCTGCATAGTTCATCCTTCTTGATCCTGCAAAACGGTTTTTGATACAATTCGGGTTTTCTTCCGATCGCTTTCGGAAAGTTCTTCGCCTGACTGCAAGCGCGTGGCATTATCTTGTAAAACAGTAGCCGCACTGCGATCGCCCATTTGCAAGGCAGTTTTAGCCGCAGTTTGTAACATTGTCGCCGCTCCAGCGCGATCGCCTTGTTGTAATTTCAGTTCGGCTAGCTGTGTTTGACGATATTTAGCTAATGCCAAAACATATTGCTGTACTTGCGGATTGTTGACAGGTTTATAATCTCGTACCACGTTAATTTCTACCGGAATATTGTCAGAAAGTAAATTAGTTTGGTCAAGCGATGGATCGTCGTAACAGATTTGAACGCTAGCAATAGTGTGCCTGCCTTCCGGTAACTGACTGATATACATATTTGCTAACACCACCCGTTCGGAGTCCTTCATCAAGTCTCCCAGGCGTACGGTGTAACGTCCGTAGGTATCTTGTTGTATGGGTAATTCAATCGCATCTGGCGCAACTTGGGCAATTGGCTTGAGTTCTGCAAGTCGCACTTTGGGAATGAACGATAATAGCAGGTAAGCATTTGTCAATTCCACGGCTTGAATGCGATCGAACAGCCGTCCGAACTCTTCTAGAATTTGTTCTGGGTGTTGAATGTAAGATAAACCGCCACCGCCTGCATCGGCAATTTTTTCTAAAATATCTTGGTTCCAATAATCGCCAAAGCCTAAAGTGTTGAGGGTTAAGTTGTAGCTAGCTGCCAGCTGCGCCAATTTCAGACAGCGATCGTTGTCGCCGTGTTCGTTTTCTCCATCCGTAAGTAAAAACGCCTGGGAAATGGCTTCTTTTTTGCCTTTTCCTAGTTCCTCAACCCCTAATTTCAGCCCTTCATCGATCGCCGTGCCACCTTCAGCATATAAACGGTCGATTTGCCGTTTAATATAATCAGGGTTGTTAACCGTTTGGTTGGGAACGAGTACCTTGGCACGGTGATCGAAAACAACGATGGAAAGGCGATCGTCTGGCTGGAGTCGATCGACTAGTGTTTGTGCGGCTTGTTTAACCGTTTCAATCGGTTGTCCCTTCATCGAACCACTTTGGTCGAGAATTAAACAAAGATTAAGCGGAACTTGCCGCTGCGAATTATTTGCGATCGCAGAAATTGACACCGCCAATTGCCGCTGACTTGTAGCTTGATGTGCGTCTAAATTGACATCGTTCAGGGTAGGCTGCAAGCTAACCTTCATACCATTCGTCCTATCTAACCAGATGTGATATCAACTGCTCCACAGCCCCATACTGTTGCTACGGAAAAGTTATGTTAAGTCCATCTCTATTGTCAATTACAGAATATCCTATGTGCTTCTATCTCGGATGCGATCGCAACCTCAAATCCATACCTCAGATTTACAGGTGAGGAATCCGTACCCCTTTTCAACTCATCCTCAAGCTAGGATTACACTATCAGATAATGTCATTATCGCATTATTGTAACCGTCTGGATTTGCTATGGTTTCACCGATTAAAGCCGTTCAAGCTCCCTACTATGGCGATAACTTCTACCGCACGCCACCGCCAGACTTACCCTCTTTACTACTCAAAGAGCGGATTGTCTATCTTGGTATGCCCCTCGTACCCGCCGTCACCGAGTTAATTATTGCCGAATTACTCTATTTGCAATCTGACGATCCAGACAAGCCGATCAAAATCTATATCAACTCTACAGGGACTTCCAGCTACAATGGCGAACCGATCGGCTTTGAAACTGAAGCCTTTGCCATTTACGACACGCTGAGATACATTAAACCCCCCGTTCATACCATTTGTATCGGATCGGCGATGGGAATGGCAGCAATGCTGCTTTCAGCTGGAACTCCAGGTTGTCGTGCTAGTTTGCCCAATGCCAACATTATTTTGCACCAACCCAAAAGCTACGCCCAAGGACAAGCTACGGATATTCAAATTCGGGCTAAGGAAGTGTTGGCAAATAAGGCAACGCTGTTAGATATTTTCGCTAAGACGACAGGACAGCCACTCGAAAAAATTGCTAAAGACATGGATCGGTTATTTTACTTGACTCCTCAGCAGGCGAAAGAATATGGTCTGATCGATCGCGTCTTGGAAAAACAAGACTTAGCCAATCCTCCCCTACCAGCTGGAGTCATCTAATTTGTCATTTGTCATTGGTCATTGGTCATTTGCGAACAACCAATAACCAACAACCAACAATCAATAACGGAGTAGATCATATGCCTATCGGTGTGCCAAAGGTTCCCTATCGGATGCCAGGGGAACAATACACTCAGTGGATTGATATTTACAACCGCCTTTACAGAGAACGGATCATTTTCTTAGGGCGAGATGTAGATGATGAAATCGCCAACCAAATTATCGCGGTTATGCTTTATTTGGATTCAGAAGATCCAGGCAAAGATATTTCCTTGTACATCAATTCCCCTGGTGGAATGGTGACATCTGGGATGGCAATTTATGACACGATGCAACATATCAAATCTGATGTAATTACAATTTGTGTCGGTTTAGCTGCATCGATGGGTTCTTTCCTACTTGCCGCAGGTACAAAAGGTAAGCGTCTTGCCTTACCTCACTCGCGGATTATGATTCACCAACCATCCGGCGGGACTCGCGGACAAGCATCGGATATTGAAATTGAAGCGCGGGAAATCTTGCGAATTCGCGGTCAATTAAACCAGATTTATGCTAATAATACGGGTCAACCTCTAGAAAAAATTGAAAAAGACATGGATCGTGACTTCTTCATGTCAGCAGAGGAGGCTAAAGCATACGGTCTAATCGATCACGTAGTCGAAGAACGTCCGTAGTAGTTAGCAATTAGCCATTAGCAATTAGCTGTTAGCGGTTAGCTAATGGCTGCTTTACTTATTATGCCTAATACCGTCAAAGTCACAATTAAACTTTTCGCCGCCTATCAAGAAGCATACGGCAAATCGGAACTTGCATTAGAATTTCCTCAGAATACACCAGTTGCAGCAGTACGCGATCGCCTCATTTCCGATTGCCCACAACTCTCGCAATGGCGCGATTTAACTCGCTTCGGCATCAATTTGCAATTTGTCGAACCCGATACTCTTCTTCAAGACGGCGACGAAGTAGTACTCATTCCCCCCGTTAGTGGCGGTTAGCGCCAGCATTCGTAAGGGCGGGTTTGCCCAGAATCTTTGTCGGAGTCACAGGTGTTTGGTAAACCCGCCCGTACAAAGGTCAAAAGTTTAATTTAAAATAATTTTAAAAGTTTAAATTAAAATAATTTTATTTGTTGCCTGTCCGGTGTCATCCACATCGTAAATAATCGGCACGCCTGTAGCGAGTTCTAGATGAGGAATGACTTCAGGACTGAGGCGATCGAGTTGCATAATAATAGAGCGTAAAGAATTGCCATGTGCTGCAACTAAAACATTATCTCCATGTTTTAACTGGGTAAGAATGCGACTGTGAAAAAAAGGAAGAGTACGCCGCATTGTATCCTCTAAACTCTCACCACCCGGAGGGCGCATTGAAAAAGATCTTCGCCATGCTTGCACGACATCTGCACCATATTTTTCGGCTGTCTGCGCTTTATTTAATCCCTGTAAATCGCCATAAAAACGCTCGTCCAGTGCCATGCTGGGAATAATAGGAAGTTCGCAACTTGAGTTACCTTCATACTTATCCCAACCGTGCCAGTGCGGATCGTCAGCTTCGTGTTTTAAAACGGGATTTCTTCCTGCACAAATTTCTTCAAATTCTGTCAGGCAAATAATCGCGGTTTCAATTGCTCGGATTAATAAGCTGGTAAAGCAAATATCAACTCGATAATCTCTTAATTTATAAGCTGCTTTTGTTGCCTCCAATCGCCCTAATTTACTCAAAGGTACGTCTACCCAACCCGTAAATTTGTTGGCAGCATTCCAGATACTTTGTCCGTGCCGGATAAGGATGAGTTTAGACATAATCTTTTGTCTTCAATCTAATTGAAACATTTTCAATAAAATATGTTTAATTATAAAACAGAAACTTTTGTTTGAAATTCTTCTCAAATTTTAATCTAGCAATGTTGTCACTGAAGTAGGAAATTATGTAAATTCAGATATAGAAGATATAAAGAGAGTGCAATCAGAAGTTTTTCTGATTGCTTCTCACCAATGAAAAAACTTCAGTAGCTACAATTAATAAAATATTAGGAGAATTGAACATGAGAATTAGTTCTTCTGCTACTAATCATGCGCGACGATTGTATCAACTCGGCAGTTTTTTTGTTATTCTTGTTTTTTTCCTATGCTTGGCAGTGCTAGGATTGAGCTTAATTCCGTACTTCAACCAGCTAATAGAAATCTTAGCTCCAACTTTATTGAATATAATGATGTATTCTTGGCTAGGATTTATGGGAAGCTGTGCAGTTGGCTTTATATTTAACTTATCGTATGGACTGAGAAAATACTGGAGCAGTCCTGTACGAAACTATGTTTCTATTTTCGTATTGTTTATTGCAGGATTAATTTCCGTAATGGTATCGCGACAGCTAATTAACTTTATGACTGGGGGTGTCGATCCATCTTCTCTAGCTGGCTCCGTAACTGCACTTGCTAGTTTATTAACACCAATAATATATCTTGGAACGGCTTTCATCGTCTTGCCCCTAATCTTTCACATAGCATACATTGCCTTAATGCCAATCGGCTTTAATTTTGCCCTTCTAGCTAGATCTATCCCTCAGATTTCACGTCGTCTTTCGTTACCAGAATGGGAAGTGTTTATACTTTGGGGTGGTAGAGCAGTAGGTTCGGTTACTTTGGCATTAGTATTATTTTTATCATCAGTAAATCTTTTGAGGCTAACACACAATCAAGTCTCTTGGCTACTCACAAATATAATAGTTCGTAGTAGCCATCACGAGCTAAGCAATGAGTGTAAGAACTACAAAGTTGGCGAATGGATCGCTTCTATTGGAAACAACAAGATTAATGTAGCAGTACCAGATAAAGTTGTTGGTTTCAGATTTGAGAAGCGAAACTGTAACTAAATTTATCATCAAATACCACATTTATTAGGTAAAAGAATTATGAAATGGCGCGTGATTCTCGAACCAGATTTAGAAACAGGTGATTGGGCTGTTTGGTGTCCAGAATTACCAGGCTGCGTATCAGCAGGAGAAACAAAGCAAGAAGCTTTAGAAAATATTCGGGAGGCAATAGAACTTTATCTTGAGCCTGAACCAATAGAATTATCTACAGGAGCGATCGCTTGCGAGGTTACAATCGAATGACTCGCATACGACGCATGAATGCTGGTGAAGTTGAAAGCATTTTGCAGCGTTACGGTTTTGAATTAGTGTCACAAAAAGGTAGCCATCGTAAATGGAGAAATCTGGCGCGACAACTGCAAGTCATTGTGCCATACCATCGAGGTCGCGATTTACCGTTAGGAACCTTGCGTAGCATTATGGTTGGCGCTGACATTCCAGAGTCGGAATGGAAAAGCTAAAACTTACCGTAGCAGTATAAGAGATCCCCCCAACCCCCTTAAAAAGGGGGCTAGGACAACAGATCCCCCAACCCCCTT from Chroococcidiopsis sp. SAG 2025 harbors:
- a CDS encoding MoaD/ThiS family protein — protein: MPNTVKVTIKLFAAYQEAYGKSELALEFPQNTPVAAVRDRLISDCPQLSQWRDLTRFGINLQFVEPDTLLQDGDEVVLIPPVSGG
- a CDS encoding ATP-dependent Clp protease proteolytic subunit, whose protein sequence is MVSPIKAVQAPYYGDNFYRTPPPDLPSLLLKERIVYLGMPLVPAVTELIIAELLYLQSDDPDKPIKIYINSTGTSSYNGEPIGFETEAFAIYDTLRYIKPPVHTICIGSAMGMAAMLLSAGTPGCRASLPNANIILHQPKSYAQGQATDIQIRAKEVLANKATLLDIFAKTTGQPLEKIAKDMDRLFYLTPQQAKEYGLIDRVLEKQDLANPPLPAGVI
- a CDS encoding proteasome-type protease, with the translated sequence MTYCLGIITKHGLVMAADSRTNAGVDYVSTYQKLFDFSQSGERVILLCTAGNLSVTQGAIAQMHRDIRIPEEANLHTLPTLYDVARYIGAKIRQIQEQDRVWLKQDGIDVQCTLLLGGQIQGQPPELYMIYSQGNCIHATSETPFMQVGETKYGKPILDRILDFNTTLEAAAKCALLSIDSTMKSNISVGPPINLVVYEKDSFKVQHDLRLRLGAPYLTKIRKQWEISLREAFERMPDIDWERDAGGEVADFPDT
- a CDS encoding 2,3-bisphosphoglycerate-dependent phosphoglycerate mutase, which translates into the protein MSKLILIRHGQSIWNAANKFTGWVDVPLSKLGRLEATKAAYKLRDYRVDICFTSLLIRAIETAIICLTEFEEICAGRNPVLKHEADDPHWHGWDKYEGNSSCELPIIPSMALDERFYGDLQGLNKAQTAEKYGADVVQAWRRSFSMRPPGGESLEDTMRRTLPFFHSRILTQLKHGDNVLVAAHGNSLRSIIMQLDRLSPEVIPHLELATGVPIIYDVDDTGQATNKIILI
- a CDS encoding VWA domain-containing protein translates to MKVSLQPTLNDVNLDAHQATSQRQLAVSISAIANNSQRQVPLNLCLILDQSGSMKGQPIETVKQAAQTLVDRLQPDDRLSIVVFDHRAKVLVPNQTVNNPDYIKRQIDRLYAEGGTAIDEGLKLGVEELGKGKKEAISQAFLLTDGENEHGDNDRCLKLAQLAASYNLTLNTLGFGDYWNQDILEKIADAGGGGLSYIQHPEQILEEFGRLFDRIQAVELTNAYLLLSFIPKVRLAELKPIAQVAPDAIELPIQQDTYGRYTVRLGDLMKDSERVVLANMYISQLPEGRHTIASVQICYDDPSLDQTNLLSDNIPVEINVVRDYKPVNNPQVQQYVLALAKYRQTQLAELKLQQGDRAGAATMLQTAAKTALQMGDRSAATVLQDNATRLQSGEELSESDRKKTRIVSKTVLQDQEG
- a CDS encoding type II toxin-antitoxin system HicB family antitoxin, which produces MSEMKYKMVIQWSDEDNCFLVGFPDFPEQAWRTHGDTYESAVANGIEALESLIMAYEATGEPLPQPTIHQAA
- a CDS encoding Rieske 2Fe-2S domain-containing protein, which produces MLQGAPWLLAHRSMLKPNQPMKVSLYGKDYVLWQDSTGKITCLPNACPHMGAMLSEGWCVQKPDGSSAIACPFHALEFDNTGCTVLPGTHKLTKSLLQTLDLIVQGDFVWSYGEFEPKIAIPTILNEIAAEYEFVGYTGDRSIKTDFLSLLLNMHDYNHQNGTHRSLFEIEEVQLKQFIDDGLHSHAYIAQVRKKPNLQDFLKNPGLLAMPQVLEAHLENFFPFMGMVHGESPLLSLKECHFYLPESETHSRVYVLMFVKAHHPIAHLIKRNLLRLVEVVIEQDAEILSKIYVNTPQHIKLNNEVGMDWVRRNYASFPAIVEPNFSR
- a CDS encoding type II toxin-antitoxin system HicA family toxin, whose product is MPRKIRELKQTLRRVGFTELPGKGSHTNWIHPLYSGKLTISGSDGADAKPYQEKEIQQAIQEIETRQKESHEDE
- a CDS encoding type II toxin-antitoxin system HicB family antitoxin, which codes for MKWRVILEPDLETGDWAVWCPELPGCVSAGETKQEALENIREAIELYLEPEPIELSTGAIACEVTIE
- a CDS encoding OsmC family protein, with the protein product MTESTVKAEIKAPLRPVSKEGLEKLAATAKANPNVVKSLKVKTVCEGQFRNLTYVRDLPEHVIDEPPTLLGQDTAPNPSEAMLACLGSCLSVGIHANAVMRGITLTKLELELEGDINITGVWGIGDLAEKRLGFTDVRVKVDLEGDASKEELEDLVAHANFWSPVANTFRLPVNVDVSLK
- a CDS encoding TetR/AcrR family transcriptional regulator yields the protein MRRSHPIKKQFRDAEATQKQILDAAELEFAKHGIKGARMSNIAARAQITTATIHYYFENKEGLYKAVLQRPVNEVQTMVNQLKLDDLSPEEALKQIIQVAIAYEAKNPHRQMLWFQEASQNQGFYFKQSNVESLHDRLLKVLDRGMKAGCFRPLDPFLTLTHILSVCIFYFTVHENWKHLSSGRDRLSKEMVEKHTEAAIEFVLAAVKN
- a CDS encoding type II toxin-antitoxin system ParD family antitoxin, which translates into the protein MSITLTSEQEQFVQQMIATGRYQKAEEVIQAAFDLQEEHSVQ
- a CDS encoding ATP-dependent Clp protease proteolytic subunit; its protein translation is MPIGVPKVPYRMPGEQYTQWIDIYNRLYRERIIFLGRDVDDEIANQIIAVMLYLDSEDPGKDISLYINSPGGMVTSGMAIYDTMQHIKSDVITICVGLAASMGSFLLAAGTKGKRLALPHSRIMIHQPSGGTRGQASDIEIEAREILRIRGQLNQIYANNTGQPLEKIEKDMDRDFFMSAEEAKAYGLIDHVVEERP
- a CDS encoding type II toxin-antitoxin system HicA family toxin — its product is MTRIRRMNAGEVESILQRYGFELVSQKGSHRKWRNLARQLQVIVPYHRGRDLPLGTLRSIMVGADIPESEWKS